TATAACAAGATACAACGTCCATTACAGACTGCTGCTACATGCGTCCACTTTCCTTTAGGAATTTCTTCCCCAACCAATCCTGTAGCTACATTGCACAATCGTCCATGATCTATCACCAACGGCAGATAGTCCAACGAATTGAGTTCACTGTATTCTCCACCGCCAATAATCACTTCCTGCGACTTCCATTCATTATTATCAGGTTTAATCCATGCTTCCAATGTCCAATGGCGGCATAAGGTATCCATACCTATACGCAGATTATTGTCTTTACCGTCCAAACAGACAGCCTTGTTGGATTGTGCCAATAAATGTATTCCAAACAAACTAAAAAAAATAGTATATAACAATGTCTTCATAATACTTATTATAAAAAGTAGGGCCGGGAAGACCAAAGAATAACTGCGGTCGACCCGGCCACTAAATAAAAAAGTTAAGAGAGAAAGAATCAATTATAATATGGATTCTGCACTAATTGTGGCATTTTATTAGTTTCCTTCATCGGAATAGGCATTAAGTACTGTCCTTTATGGAAATTACGGATCAAAGGAATCTCTCTTACCTGGAAGAATCCTGCATCATCATTGGCAGCCACATTCAAACCTAAATCGGGTATCCCCAAATATTTCTCTGCAATCTTCCACCGACGAATATCAAAGAACTTCTGACCTTCAAGATAAAATTCAAGAGAACGTTCCTGTCTGACAATCTCCCTCAATCCTTCTTTTGTGTCTTGGTAACCGGGGTTAGTAGAAAAATTATCCCAGGCCTCGTCTACTTTGGGAATGCCCGCACGTACACGCACTTTATCGATATAATCTTTAGCTTTATCCAATTCTCCAATCTCCACCAAGGCTTCTGCATAATTCAAATACATTTCAGCCATACGGAAAAGAGGTAGCGGATAGTGCACCACGCCATCTTCATACGAAGGATGCACCAGTTTTTTGTTATGATATCCGGTAACAGAATAATAAAGGTCTTGATTTCGCTTACCATGACGGTCATTATTACGTAATTCCTCCACAATGACCCGCTTGGCAGGATCATCACTCGTTATCTCGCCGTCATACTGCGTGATTTCATAGAAACCATGATGAAAACCTATGTTTGCATAAAAACGCGGCTCTCTGTCAAGATGCATTTTTATAGAAGTACCATTACTAACATTCGAGTAATTGTTTCCGTCATAATTCACCGGTAGCTCAACAATATTAAACCTCCCGTCATAATCATACGTCTTATCTTTATCCATTGGCAATCCATTCTTTGTATAAAACGATTCCACCATTTGCAATGTAGGCGCTATACCGCCTGAACCATCATACACAATGTCAATATATTGGCGAGGAATAGACCGATTCTGAATATCATAGTATCCTTCTTTTCGGGTATCAGCCCAAATGACTTCCGGACTTGGATTTGAAAAATCAATCACAGAATAACGTATTCTACGTTGTGCCGGATTAGATAATCCCGGACGATTATCGTCAGGAGTACCTGCATCATTATCATCATAAAGCCGGAAATTCAGTTTTTCCAGTTCTGTAATAGCCTGCAAAGAGATTTCCGCACTTTTTCTCCATTTGTCTTCCGAGTATTCCTGTGCAATCAAATGGCGTCCGTCTTTCTTACTTTTAAAATCGGCATACATCTCACTGTTACCATTAAATAACGGTGAAGCCGCATATAAATAAAGCCGGGATTTCAATGCATAGACAGCTACTTGTGTAGCTCGCCCAAAATCTTTTCCGGAATATGTAGTAGCCAAATCAGGAAAAGCTTCATCAAGCTTGCGATTTATGAACTCTACCACCTCATCATAACTACTACGTTCAGGAAA
The nucleotide sequence above comes from Bacteroides caccae. Encoded proteins:
- a CDS encoding RagB/SusD family nutrient uptake outer membrane protein encodes the protein MKLKYLFCGLFLLGLSACNYLDIVPDEVVKEEDSYETPDLVRNYLYSCYSFLPTNRAISNNAYWMMCGAETSFYRKEMFSTFNEGTYGPSSLHMTSDTWSPIWEGIRQCYMFLDILDKAKNLVPTDKQHYRGEANFLIAYYHFLSLRSYGPTCIIDKLYDPKLDVEEFPERSSYDEVVEFINRKLDEAFPDLATTYSGKDFGRATQVAVYALKSRLYLYAASPLFNGNSEMYADFKSKKDGRHLIAQEYSEDKWRKSAEISLQAITELEKLNFRLYDDNDAGTPDDNRPGLSNPAQRRIRYSVIDFSNPSPEVIWADTRKEGYYDIQNRSIPRQYIDIVYDGSGGIAPTLQMVESFYTKNGLPMDKDKTYDYDGRFNIVELPVNYDGNNYSNVSNGTSIKMHLDREPRFYANIGFHHGFYEITQYDGEITSDDPAKRVIVEELRNNDRHGKRNQDLYYSVTGYHNKKLVHPSYEDGVVHYPLPLFRMAEMYLNYAEALVEIGELDKAKDYIDKVRVRAGIPKVDEAWDNFSTNPGYQDTKEGLREIVRQERSLEFYLEGQKFFDIRRWKIAEKYLGIPDLGLNVAANDDAGFFQVREIPLIRNFHKGQYLMPIPMKETNKMPQLVQNPYYN